The Vibrio splendidus genome has a window encoding:
- a CDS encoding TolC family protein — protein MWRYKNLTSSIMAALALSTTPSASATTLLEAVELGLQNSLSLRASDKGVEENEYNIGISRSKFLPSLNGAADTTWNENETLLSSVPDETSSYNSNSYSLSLSQSIFNLGDIFKYGTAKLDFNIEEVKHENKIQSTISEIGSQYFEYLKNNAQIKATKVELKSSETREHQMRRNVELGNTAASELYEVIAQKEGVSNRLRTLQKDRRVILNGLSIQIQYPITPSQDIYESVPLKEISETEQRTIMDQALKLNNDLLVAKKNVERSRRSLKESGSNFLPTVSLSASYRHDDANNYDKTDITATGESNSTSVGLNLAVPILSGGSDYYGYQKSSTAIERTELLYQDSLYTTRNNVNTSVLNINDFSQSISSFENIIRANYASYKGIQRAYQLGTRTITDLLAAESKLFSALRDYESARYDYIIETIKLEQIKGILSIQSIESIMQLMSDIEGRNNQDLVPKHLLSTESLRKGGRNAN, from the coding sequence ATGTGGCGGTACAAAAACTTAACTAGCAGCATCATGGCTGCGCTTGCTTTAAGCACGACACCTTCGGCATCGGCGACTACCCTGCTAGAGGCGGTAGAGCTCGGCCTACAAAACAGCCTGTCCCTTCGCGCCAGTGATAAAGGTGTGGAAGAGAACGAATACAACATAGGGATCAGTCGCTCTAAGTTTCTGCCTTCACTCAATGGTGCAGCCGATACCACATGGAACGAGAATGAAACCTTACTATCGAGCGTTCCCGATGAAACCTCTAGCTATAACTCAAACAGCTACAGCCTTTCTCTTTCGCAATCCATATTCAATCTTGGCGACATTTTTAAATATGGGACGGCTAAGCTTGACTTCAATATCGAAGAAGTTAAGCACGAAAACAAAATTCAAAGCACTATTTCGGAAATCGGTTCTCAATACTTTGAGTATTTGAAAAACAACGCACAGATAAAAGCGACTAAAGTTGAGCTTAAATCGTCTGAGACGCGTGAACATCAAATGCGACGTAATGTGGAGTTAGGAAATACAGCTGCCAGTGAGCTGTACGAAGTGATTGCTCAGAAAGAAGGTGTTTCGAACCGTTTAAGAACCTTGCAAAAAGATCGTCGTGTCATTCTCAACGGGCTCTCTATTCAAATTCAGTACCCTATCACTCCGTCGCAAGATATCTATGAAAGCGTACCTTTAAAAGAGATCAGCGAAACCGAACAACGCACGATCATGGATCAGGCGTTAAAGCTGAATAACGACTTGTTGGTGGCAAAGAAAAACGTAGAGAGAAGCCGCAGAAGCTTGAAAGAGAGCGGTTCGAACTTCTTACCGACCGTGTCGCTTTCAGCCAGCTATCGACATGATGACGCCAATAACTACGACAAAACCGACATTACAGCCACAGGCGAAAGTAACTCAACCAGTGTTGGCTTGAACCTCGCCGTGCCTATCTTGTCTGGTGGCTCTGATTACTACGGCTATCAAAAATCATCGACGGCGATTGAACGTACCGAGCTGCTTTATCAAGATTCGCTTTACACCACACGTAACAACGTGAACACCTCAGTACTCAACATTAACGATTTCTCGCAGTCTATAAGCAGTTTCGAAAACATCATTCGCGCCAACTACGCATCTTATAAAGGGATCCAAAGAGCCTACCAATTAGGCACGCGTACCATCACCGACTTGCTGGCGGCGGAAAGTAAACTGTTCAGCGCTTTGAGAGACTATGAAAGCGCACGATACGACTACATCATCGAGACCATCAAGCTTGAGCAAATTAAAGGCATACTCTCAATTCAATCGATAGAGAGCATCATGCAATTGATGAGCGATATTGAAGGGCGAAACAATCAAGATTTGGTGCCGAAACACCTTCTCTCAACGGAGTCATTGAGAAAAGGAGGTCGTAATGCAAACTGA
- a CDS encoding ABC transporter transmembrane domain-containing protein, translating into MQTEQFSQKINMADKCYLTFSTIISTLFGLVLPFSILIIFDRVLPNQAQDTLFLLFAIILISIFLDYHLKNQEEKISSVIMRQFETNLTNKVFQSICLAEISKFRRLEPGEYLERISTIPELKTFFGGESVRALINLAVSLITILIIGLINIWAGITLLIASVILAIFAWSLSKQKIGSLQNKSDIEGLTTSKIIEIISSPLDIKARNMEYRVESLMTQMVEEREVENIKYEQIESNFSLILALIQQLSIACVVVVLATAVINMESSQGIMAAIIMLTNRYFAPYQQVMRTASRWELNKLHIQRIAELLELAASVEHQHETTEVERISVKYSEKQRIEFELGQAYLLTGKSGSGKTHLANCITRQNSDNKLDIMINDTPLDDVNYNVWRNSVLMVDKTSSFVEGTIIDNLTCFRPSLNNTAFALCETMNIKAQIDGLPAGFYTELKGHMRNPFSRQVGYALLLVHALLASKRVLIFDDIDCVYDEEFARVVLTSTAYRANDKILIIASNKMDKLNHRLKRVKLTGGDQ; encoded by the coding sequence ATGCAAACTGAGCAATTTTCGCAAAAGATAAATATGGCAGATAAGTGTTATCTGACTTTCTCAACGATAATATCGACCCTGTTTGGCTTGGTACTGCCCTTCTCTATTCTGATCATTTTTGACCGAGTGTTACCCAACCAAGCACAAGATACTCTGTTCTTACTGTTTGCGATTATCTTGATTTCCATCTTCCTTGACTACCACCTGAAAAATCAGGAAGAGAAGATTTCCTCTGTCATCATGAGGCAGTTTGAGACCAACTTAACCAATAAGGTATTTCAATCCATCTGTTTGGCTGAGATCTCTAAATTCCGCCGTTTAGAGCCCGGTGAATATTTGGAGCGTATTTCGACCATTCCAGAACTGAAAACCTTTTTTGGTGGAGAATCGGTTCGAGCACTGATCAACCTTGCTGTCAGTTTGATTACCATCCTTATCATAGGACTCATCAACATATGGGCTGGTATTACACTTCTGATTGCCTCTGTCATCTTGGCTATTTTCGCGTGGAGCCTTTCCAAACAAAAGATTGGTAGTTTGCAGAATAAGTCAGACATCGAAGGGTTAACCACCTCCAAAATCATCGAGATCATCTCTAGCCCGCTTGATATCAAAGCTCGAAATATGGAATACCGCGTTGAAAGCCTGATGACACAAATGGTCGAAGAGCGCGAAGTTGAGAACATCAAATATGAGCAGATTGAATCGAACTTCAGCCTAATATTGGCGCTCATCCAACAGCTTTCTATAGCTTGTGTTGTTGTGGTACTAGCAACGGCCGTTATCAATATGGAATCTAGCCAAGGCATCATGGCCGCGATCATCATGCTAACCAACCGTTATTTTGCGCCTTACCAACAAGTGATGCGCACCGCGAGCCGTTGGGAGTTAAACAAACTCCATATACAACGTATCGCCGAACTGCTTGAGCTGGCGGCTTCGGTTGAACATCAGCATGAGACAACAGAGGTTGAACGTATTTCGGTTAAGTATTCTGAAAAACAGCGTATCGAGTTCGAACTTGGGCAAGCCTATTTACTGACAGGGAAAAGTGGCTCAGGCAAAACACACCTTGCCAACTGTATTACTCGCCAGAACAGCGATAACAAACTGGACATCATGATTAATGACACGCCTCTGGATGACGTCAACTACAACGTTTGGCGTAACAGCGTGCTGATGGTCGATAAAACAAGCTCATTCGTGGAAGGGACCATTATTGATAACCTAACCTGTTTTCGACCAAGCCTTAATAACACGGCGTTTGCGCTGTGTGAAACCATGAACATCAAGGCACAAATCGATGGGCTTCCTGCTGGTTTTTACACAGAACTCAAAGGCCACATGCGCAATCCATTCTCACGCCAAGTAGGTTACGCCTTATTATTGGTTCACGCCCTGCTCGCCAGTAAGCGTGTATTGATATTTGATGATATCGATTGTGTCTATGATGAGGAATTTGCACGAGTGGTGCTGACCAGTACCGCCTATCGTGCCAATGACAAAATCCTAATCATCGCCAGTAACAAGATGGACAAACTAAACCACCGCCTCAAACGCGTAAAACTTACCGGAGGTGATCAATGA
- a CDS encoding ATP-binding response regulator: MSGKPSYNISVPALRLSILFSIVLAALAFYLYFSWSKVDSVAKVQSAPLLIQAQKLNQTIEQDIQTLQQCLSNDTCGTNEFNLVNLKREIDEFRSLASLNKTEFSLVGATEYTQLELAINRFSDSAKARADVLDLYLSLTNNYLQMDDNYRTMFNNHASDLMSEKNEFFVWLFMVVVILAVITVLSNAVAMLKLKKSSSNEREIDYEFDALYQELKQLDLQRLEELLNEVSINPKQRQIYSHLKLIFSKLEDQKRNNDLYKQLYALIGYEIRGITNTINGGVQYLVQETDENGVLMAKDITSACSTLSELAENYNRLISQGTESKSKEFSLLSVLSELMIHISAKVQRNESQLDCFISDNLPNRVEGQSTSLFWILFLQLSNAIQLKSNKKLFVTIESGAASDMENTRVTINLNFLSTLDVSVAKLNKLHWSSHKDHTASTDDLAKSVLKDYGYYESHWFQSGTQERFQIELDLKAKNFHTEKTRFDGKRLLLCANTQVRIDVMKKMLSNLGLDITEIRTANELFSAAKTFGDYDAIMLTDTFEPNKLPSLSKTVKSQLKNHPNTKLLLSVTNTQHAQECHSFVDKIINSPAIPYEFIPNLLTIMEAEASEEQMENSSFLIVEDDRVQQILLKRILTKQEYEPDMVGDGADAVKHFMNKRSDIIFMDCIMPGMGGIEATKRIRQFEQENEKNPCTIIGATALTSSNEHQACIEAGMDYVISKPYKSDQIIKVINKYVAVQKLN, encoded by the coding sequence ATGAGCGGAAAACCTTCATACAATATTTCTGTACCCGCCCTGCGACTGAGCATATTGTTTAGCATTGTACTGGCTGCGCTCGCTTTCTATTTATACTTTTCTTGGTCAAAAGTAGATTCAGTCGCGAAAGTGCAAAGTGCCCCACTGCTCATACAAGCTCAGAAGCTTAATCAGACCATCGAACAAGATATTCAAACTCTGCAGCAGTGCTTAAGTAACGACACTTGTGGTACTAACGAATTCAATCTAGTTAACTTGAAGCGTGAAATAGATGAATTTAGGTCGCTAGCCTCTTTGAACAAAACAGAGTTCAGCTTGGTTGGAGCAACTGAATACACGCAACTGGAATTAGCGATTAACCGTTTCTCCGATAGCGCTAAAGCACGTGCCGATGTACTCGATTTATATCTCTCACTGACCAACAACTATCTGCAGATGGATGACAACTACCGCACCATGTTCAACAACCATGCGAGCGATTTGATGTCTGAGAAAAACGAGTTCTTCGTTTGGTTGTTTATGGTGGTCGTAATACTGGCCGTGATAACGGTTCTATCTAACGCTGTCGCCATGTTGAAACTGAAGAAATCCAGCTCTAACGAACGCGAAATCGACTATGAGTTCGATGCTCTGTATCAAGAACTAAAACAGTTAGATTTACAAAGGCTTGAAGAGCTTCTTAATGAAGTGAGCATCAATCCCAAACAGCGTCAGATCTACTCTCATCTCAAGCTGATCTTCAGTAAATTGGAAGACCAGAAGCGCAATAACGATCTCTACAAACAGTTGTATGCACTCATCGGCTATGAGATTCGTGGGATCACCAACACCATTAATGGTGGTGTCCAATATCTCGTTCAAGAAACCGATGAAAACGGCGTTTTAATGGCGAAGGATATTACGTCTGCATGTAGCACCCTATCCGAGCTAGCAGAAAACTATAATCGATTGATTTCACAGGGTACGGAAAGCAAGTCGAAAGAGTTTTCTCTACTGAGCGTGTTATCTGAATTGATGATTCATATCAGCGCCAAAGTACAACGCAATGAAAGCCAATTGGACTGCTTTATTTCCGACAACTTACCCAATCGCGTAGAAGGCCAATCCACCAGCTTGTTCTGGATATTGTTCCTACAGCTTTCCAATGCCATTCAACTCAAATCAAATAAGAAACTATTTGTGACGATTGAATCTGGGGCGGCTTCAGACATGGAAAATACCCGAGTTACCATCAATCTAAACTTCCTTTCAACGTTAGATGTCTCTGTAGCCAAGCTCAATAAACTCCATTGGAGCAGTCACAAGGACCACACCGCAAGCACAGACGACTTAGCAAAAAGCGTATTAAAAGATTACGGGTATTACGAAAGTCACTGGTTCCAATCGGGTACGCAGGAACGTTTTCAGATTGAGCTTGATCTCAAGGCGAAGAATTTCCACACAGAAAAGACTCGCTTCGACGGCAAGCGTTTACTGCTGTGCGCCAACACTCAAGTTCGCATCGATGTGATGAAGAAAATGCTCAGTAATTTGGGGCTAGATATCACCGAAATTCGGACTGCCAATGAGTTATTTTCAGCGGCGAAGACCTTTGGTGATTACGATGCGATTATGCTCACCGATACCTTTGAACCCAACAAGTTACCGTCACTGAGTAAGACAGTGAAATCTCAACTTAAGAACCACCCAAATACCAAGTTGCTGTTATCGGTAACCAACACTCAGCATGCGCAAGAGTGTCACAGCTTCGTCGATAAGATCATCAACTCCCCTGCGATTCCTTATGAGTTTATTCCTAACTTGCTCACCATTATGGAAGCTGAAGCCTCGGAAGAACAAATGGAGAATAGCTCATTCCTTATCGTAGAAGATGACCGAGTTCAGCAGATTTTACTTAAACGAATCCTTACCAAGCAAGAATATGAACCAGACATGGTTGGCGATGGCGCTGACGCAGTGAAGCACTTCATGAATAAACGCTCAGACATCATTTTCATGGACTGCATCATGCCGGGTATGGGCGGCATTGAAGCCACAAAACGTATTCGCCAGTTTGAACAAGAAAACGAGAAAAATCCTTGTACCATCATAGGTGCAACCGCATTGACCAGCAGTAACGAACACCAGGCTTGTATCGAAGCCGGAATGGATTACGTGATCAGCAAACCTTATAAAAGTGACCAAATAATCAAGGTGATCAACAAGTATGTGGCGGTACAAAAACTTAACTAG
- a CDS encoding ATP-binding cassette domain-containing protein codes for MSILVDFNNVPQRVLDFEASGYDERYSQSPLIRGLAYTLIALEWEGTPSILSDAFIPKQKDSDSFTATIERLGYRCDVTKLKTLENIDQYPHPCFIEIENLSAIFLGTKDGKLLLFDYTNNNTIEYPMCKKPCLLISISEYSRLFREPPPESQDRSNWIKYAFYRYNNELKSLIILSFVISILGALQPFFIMSVYNFALTSSSQATLYWLTLFAIIVGFSEYFFKKMRVNIIATSGKDLAVHISQAVISKLLWLPYAMTSTAGVSSQLARLKDIDTFRRLVTAESTLSYFDMPFVIVFIIAIALMSGTAALVVMGGLILMLVFCVYSRYIYSQATSKSSRANAMVSYQWNEILRGIKTIQGLPLLRVVQSRFSASHMQSTSDAENVAVTNSKIQAAGGSLIQVIGTASIVTAVIGVMEGTSDAGAMLATVILVWKALGPIMGIYNSISKFQSIKASSAQINNLMSMNDDKLTLEKSPPIRQFQGSIMGSGVSHRYAGAATGLTNLGFKIPPSAKVVICGPTGCGKTTLISIIAGLEDRYQGAVSVDGYNIKQFNSYRYRTSINYIPFNLHIFEGSLETNFILHNGLIPTDKMQEMVSFFELDEWLPEGLATQLSVDKCKGLPNGIQQKLRLALGLGNCEQSLIIIDEPFNGAEQENAQYFNRLFSDKLLNKTVIFSTNDPGLIATSNMSLVLEPDGNLKYFGLTDKYLNSLS; via the coding sequence ATGAGCATCCTAGTTGATTTCAACAATGTTCCGCAGCGGGTGTTGGACTTTGAAGCAAGTGGTTATGATGAACGCTACAGTCAGTCACCGCTGATTCGTGGCTTAGCTTACACCTTAATTGCACTGGAATGGGAAGGCACGCCGTCTATTCTCAGTGACGCTTTTATTCCCAAACAAAAAGACAGTGACAGTTTTACTGCGACCATAGAGCGTCTTGGATACCGCTGTGATGTGACCAAGCTAAAGACTCTCGAGAATATCGATCAGTACCCTCACCCATGCTTTATTGAGATAGAGAACCTTAGCGCCATTTTCTTAGGTACTAAGGATGGAAAGTTACTCTTGTTTGATTACACGAACAACAACACCATTGAATACCCAATGTGTAAAAAGCCCTGTTTGCTGATTTCGATTAGCGAATATTCTCGTCTATTCCGTGAACCACCGCCGGAATCGCAAGACAGAAGCAATTGGATAAAATACGCTTTCTATCGTTACAACAATGAACTTAAAAGCCTAATCATTCTCAGCTTCGTCATCAGTATTCTCGGTGCATTGCAGCCATTCTTTATTATGAGTGTGTATAACTTCGCACTGACTTCGAGCTCTCAAGCCACACTCTATTGGTTAACCTTATTTGCCATTATTGTTGGCTTCTCTGAATACTTTTTTAAGAAAATGCGGGTAAATATCATTGCCACGTCCGGTAAAGATCTCGCGGTGCACATCTCACAAGCCGTAATATCGAAACTTCTCTGGCTGCCCTACGCGATGACGTCAACCGCTGGGGTTTCGTCTCAGTTGGCTCGTTTGAAAGATATCGATACCTTCCGACGCTTAGTGACCGCAGAATCAACACTTAGCTATTTTGATATGCCGTTTGTGATTGTATTTATCATCGCGATTGCCCTGATGTCGGGTACGGCAGCGCTTGTAGTGATGGGTGGCTTAATTTTGATGTTGGTGTTCTGTGTGTATTCTCGCTATATCTACTCGCAAGCCACATCCAAAAGCTCTCGCGCTAATGCGATGGTCTCTTATCAATGGAATGAAATCCTTCGTGGTATCAAAACTATCCAAGGCCTGCCTTTACTTCGTGTCGTTCAATCTCGATTCAGTGCTTCGCACATGCAAAGCACCAGTGATGCCGAGAACGTTGCCGTGACTAACAGTAAGATTCAGGCCGCTGGCGGTAGTTTGATTCAGGTGATTGGTACTGCAAGTATCGTAACCGCAGTAATCGGCGTAATGGAAGGGACTTCTGATGCTGGTGCCATGCTTGCGACCGTTATTCTCGTTTGGAAAGCACTAGGCCCAATCATGGGTATCTATAACTCGATATCTAAGTTTCAATCCATCAAGGCGTCATCAGCACAGATCAATAACTTGATGTCGATGAATGATGACAAATTAACCTTAGAGAAGAGCCCGCCTATTCGCCAGTTCCAAGGCAGCATTATGGGCAGCGGAGTCAGTCACAGATATGCAGGTGCGGCGACCGGCTTAACCAACCTTGGTTTTAAGATACCACCCAGTGCAAAAGTGGTCATTTGTGGCCCAACTGGCTGCGGAAAAACAACACTCATCTCAATCATTGCTGGCTTAGAGGATCGTTATCAAGGCGCAGTATCCGTTGACGGCTACAACATCAAGCAGTTCAATAGCTACCGTTATCGCACCTCAATTAACTACATCCCTTTTAACCTGCATATTTTTGAAGGCTCACTAGAAACCAACTTCATTCTACACAACGGGTTGATTCCAACAGACAAGATGCAAGAGATGGTGAGCTTCTTCGAACTGGACGAATGGCTACCAGAAGGCTTAGCGACTCAATTGAGTGTCGATAAGTGCAAAGGCCTTCCAAACGGAATTCAGCAAAAACTTCGTTTGGCCCTTGGCTTGGGTAACTGTGAGCAATCTCTGATAATTATTGATGAGCCCTTCAACGGTGCCGAGCAAGAAAACGCGCAATACTTTAACCGTTTGTTCAGCGATAAGTTGCTGAATAAGACAGTCATTTTTTCGACCAATGATCCCGGCTTAATCGCCACATCCAACATGAGTTTGGTTCTAGAGCCAGATGGAAACTTGAAATATTTTGGCTTAACAGACAAATACTTAAACAGTTTGAGCTAA
- a CDS encoding HlyD family type I secretion periplasmic adaptor subunit: protein MSNNQIEHHLRKALVSNNEASKVTADDTIVLASAMTSVHKTLLIIFLLALVAIAVASQARIDIVVSVRGELLLESDVEKVQHLEGGILEEMLVRKGEVVYEGQPIARIRSLDRNTQLDTVNTEIIQIELDKIRYESLRDMVEPNFASYIEKFPEQVQVNMNTWRQEFSKNRSNEELITHDIKHKNSLIKSMLKRRKSSENQLSLIRKQLNIKNTLYKEEMASYVDVLNMKVQESNMVREIENLDESVMNERFQLDKLEKQHRDLVENRNSEYQAQIIQANKDLKLKRILQPQHSDKVDRLVVYSPVDGVVDKLHFNFRSAVIPPGESIADIAPINNSLHGEAKIPRKDMGFVEIGQAVKVKMDTYNFAKYGFVEGTIASISRSSYEEEDAEFYLAEIEIDRNFLERGGTQYKLSPYMEFTADVKTGSRRVIEYAAKPVMSAIEDAFDER, encoded by the coding sequence ATGAGCAATAACCAAATAGAACATCACTTAAGAAAAGCGCTCGTTTCTAATAATGAGGCTTCTAAGGTCACAGCTGATGACACCATTGTGCTTGCAAGTGCCATGACCAGTGTTCACAAAACGTTGCTCATCATATTCCTACTCGCTTTAGTCGCTATCGCCGTGGCATCACAAGCGCGTATAGACATCGTCGTTTCTGTACGTGGTGAACTGTTGTTGGAATCTGACGTTGAGAAGGTGCAACACCTAGAAGGCGGCATATTGGAAGAGATGTTAGTCCGAAAAGGAGAAGTCGTTTATGAAGGACAGCCGATCGCACGAATTCGCTCACTAGACCGCAACACACAACTCGATACCGTGAATACTGAGATTATTCAGATAGAGCTCGATAAGATTCGTTATGAAAGCTTACGCGACATGGTAGAACCCAACTTCGCTTCTTATATCGAAAAATTTCCAGAACAAGTTCAGGTCAACATGAATACATGGCGACAAGAGTTCTCTAAAAACCGTTCAAATGAAGAGCTCATTACCCACGATATTAAACACAAAAACTCCCTGATTAAATCAATGCTTAAGCGTCGTAAAAGTTCAGAGAACCAACTATCGCTCATTCGCAAACAACTCAACATCAAAAATACGCTTTATAAAGAAGAGATGGCGTCTTATGTCGACGTCCTCAACATGAAAGTACAAGAATCCAATATGGTACGTGAGATTGAGAACCTTGATGAGTCGGTCATGAACGAACGTTTTCAGCTCGACAAACTGGAAAAACAACACCGTGACTTAGTTGAGAATCGAAACTCTGAGTATCAAGCGCAAATCATTCAAGCGAATAAAGACCTAAAGCTGAAGCGAATCTTACAACCGCAGCATTCCGACAAGGTTGATCGCCTAGTTGTCTACTCTCCGGTGGATGGTGTGGTCGACAAACTGCACTTCAATTTCCGTTCGGCTGTGATTCCGCCAGGTGAGAGTATCGCCGATATTGCACCGATCAATAACTCCCTTCACGGTGAAGCGAAGATCCCACGTAAAGACATGGGATTTGTCGAAATTGGTCAGGCAGTGAAAGTGAAAATGGATACCTATAACTTTGCAAAATACGGGTTTGTTGAGGGAACCATCGCCTCAATCAGCCGTTCATCATACGAAGAAGAAGACGCTGAGTTCTATTTAGCAGAGATTGAAATTGACCGAAACTTTCTTGAACGAGGAGGCACTCAATACAAATTATCACCTTATATGGAATTTACCGCCGATGTAAAAACAGGCTCGCGTCGCGTGATCGAATACGCAGCGAAGCCGGTGATGTCAGCCATCGAAGATGCTTTCGATGAGAGGTAA